A window of Flavobacterium flavigenum contains these coding sequences:
- a CDS encoding glycoside hydrolase family 2 protein: MLLKNTIQKLAIAAVALVFNQNSSAQQTDKVYLSGKDFEHPVQWDFFCTGGNNSQKWSKINVPSQWELEGFGEYTYGRWYKELNQKDPSKEEGLYKYEFEVPADYKDKEVIIAFGGAMTDTEVKINGKLAGPIHQGGFYEFKYDITSLLKLGSKNTLEVHVWKHSANKSVNAAERRADWWLFGGIYRPVWLEVSPKTHIQNIAVNPKMDGSITVDLNLKNISKNVTLEATLKDSNGENFQTFTFPIKAKSTKESIAAQWKNIKPWNPESPNLYDLELVLRQNGNIIHKYDKRIGFRTLEFKKQDGIYVNGTKIVMKGINRHSFWPEGGRSTSKRISELDGKLLKDMNMNAVRGHYPPDTHFLEVCDSLGLFVLNELAGWQNSYDTETGNKLITEMVTRDVNHPSVIIWDNGNEGGWNYNVDKVFEDNDPQKRIVIHPWADFNGWDTHHYPTYLTGMHRFNAGENVFFPTEFMHGTYDNGHGAALEDFWTRYKQSPLFAGGFMWAMLDEAVFRSDWTGDAKFDSKGSLAADGILGPHREREGSYYTVKEVWAPIQFQPKQVTATFDGSFLITNDYLFSNLNSCKMEFKVLKSDNDVLYTNGTSKEISSGKIEIPSINPGETRKIQFAVPNNLAEGDILSISAYDQFNKEIYTWTWPIHKAKYYAAKFLAVQNTKTKASGVKTGNDVTLKGNDVTVVLDAATGEITSVKNGTNTIPLTNGPRPIGMKAKLKDIQVSQEGDKAVCTVSYSGGLSSIKWIMEPDGRFKMELIALKNASGGEGFDGAFFEDKINSWGVTFSFPEKDVTGIKWFGKGPYHVWKNRLKGTTFGIWEKDYNTTITGESFENLIYPEFKGYHANLLGANLKAGASSFKVFSESDNLYLRLFTPDLPKNGFAGSYPQPAFPEGDISFMYEIPAMRDFKPLEHQGPESQATNIRIKSGDDGIKMNLWFDFRK; the protein is encoded by the coding sequence ATGCTACTAAAAAATACAATTCAAAAACTTGCTATTGCTGCCGTTGCATTAGTTTTTAACCAAAATAGTTCCGCACAGCAAACCGATAAAGTTTACCTATCCGGAAAAGATTTTGAACATCCTGTGCAATGGGATTTTTTTTGTACCGGAGGCAACAACAGTCAGAAATGGTCTAAAATAAACGTTCCTTCACAATGGGAATTAGAAGGTTTTGGAGAATATACGTATGGAAGATGGTACAAAGAACTGAACCAAAAAGACCCCAGCAAGGAAGAAGGTTTGTACAAATATGAATTTGAAGTCCCTGCTGATTATAAAGATAAGGAGGTTATTATTGCTTTTGGCGGAGCTATGACCGATACAGAAGTCAAAATCAACGGAAAACTGGCCGGCCCCATTCATCAGGGTGGTTTTTATGAATTTAAATATGATATTACTTCTTTATTAAAATTAGGTTCTAAAAATACTTTAGAAGTACATGTGTGGAAACATTCTGCTAATAAATCCGTAAATGCAGCCGAAAGAAGAGCTGACTGGTGGCTCTTTGGAGGAATTTATCGTCCGGTGTGGTTAGAAGTTTCCCCTAAAACGCACATTCAAAATATTGCTGTAAATCCAAAAATGGATGGTTCAATTACAGTTGATCTGAATCTTAAAAATATTTCTAAAAATGTTACTTTAGAAGCTACACTTAAAGATTCAAACGGAGAAAATTTCCAAACCTTTACTTTTCCGATAAAAGCAAAAAGTACAAAGGAATCAATAGCAGCGCAATGGAAAAACATCAAACCATGGAATCCGGAAAGCCCGAATTTATATGATTTGGAACTGGTTTTAAGGCAAAACGGAAATATCATTCACAAATATGACAAACGAATTGGTTTCAGGACTTTAGAATTTAAAAAACAAGACGGAATATATGTAAACGGGACTAAAATCGTCATGAAAGGTATCAACCGACATTCATTCTGGCCGGAAGGCGGACGAAGCACCAGCAAACGCATCAGTGAACTGGACGGTAAATTATTGAAAGACATGAACATGAATGCAGTGAGAGGACATTATCCTCCTGACACCCACTTTTTGGAAGTTTGTGATTCTTTAGGTCTTTTTGTTTTAAATGAACTGGCAGGCTGGCAAAACTCGTATGATACGGAAACCGGAAATAAATTAATAACCGAAATGGTTACCCGAGATGTCAATCATCCATCGGTAATTATTTGGGATAACGGTAATGAAGGCGGTTGGAATTACAACGTTGATAAAGTTTTTGAAGATAATGATCCACAAAAAAGAATCGTAATTCACCCATGGGCTGATTTCAATGGTTGGGATACGCACCACTACCCTACTTATTTAACAGGCATGCATCGTTTTAATGCCGGAGAAAATGTATTTTTCCCAACCGAATTCATGCACGGAACTTACGATAACGGACACGGAGCAGCTCTGGAAGATTTCTGGACCAGATACAAACAAAGTCCACTTTTTGCCGGAGGATTTATGTGGGCGATGCTGGACGAAGCTGTTTTCCGTTCAGACTGGACAGGAGATGCTAAATTTGACTCAAAAGGTTCTTTGGCAGCTGATGGAATTTTAGGACCGCACCGTGAAAGAGAAGGAAGCTATTATACCGTAAAAGAAGTTTGGGCACCTATTCAGTTTCAGCCAAAACAGGTTACAGCCACTTTTGACGGATCTTTTCTAATTACTAATGATTATCTTTTCAGCAATCTGAATTCCTGTAAAATGGAGTTTAAAGTCCTGAAATCTGATAATGATGTTTTATATACTAATGGAACTTCAAAGGAAATAAGTTCAGGTAAAATTGAAATTCCGAGCATTAATCCGGGTGAAACACGTAAGATTCAGTTCGCTGTTCCAAACAATCTGGCAGAAGGAGATATTTTATCCATTTCGGCTTATGATCAGTTTAATAAAGAAATTTATACCTGGACGTGGCCAATTCATAAAGCAAAATATTATGCTGCTAAATTTTTAGCGGTTCAAAATACAAAAACAAAAGCTTCTGGTGTAAAAACCGGAAATGATGTTACTTTAAAAGGAAATGATGTTACAGTGGTTTTAGATGCTGCAACCGGAGAAATTACTTCAGTTAAAAACGGTACAAATACAATTCCGTTAACCAATGGTCCAAGACCAATCGGAATGAAAGCCAAATTAAAAGACATCCAGGTTTCTCAGGAAGGCGATAAAGCGGTTTGTACAGTTTCTTATAGCGGAGGTTTATCTTCCATCAAATGGATTATGGAACCGGACGGAAGATTCAAAATGGAATTGATTGCCCTGAAAAATGCTTCAGGCGGAGAAGGCTTTGACGGTGCCTTTTTTGAAGACAAAATAAACTCCTGGGGCGTTACTTTCAGCTTTCCTGAAAAGGACGTAACCGGCATCAAATGGTTTGGAAAAGGTCCTTACCATGTCTGGAAAAACAGATTAAAAGGAACTACTTTCGGAATCTGGGAGAAAGATTATAATACTACGATTACCGGAGAAAGTTTTGAAAATCTGATTTATCCTGAATTCAAAGGATATCATGCCAATTTATTGGGAGCAAACTTAAAAGCTGGAGCTTCATCATTCAAAGTTTTTAGTGAATCTGATAATTTATACTTGAGATTATTCACACCGGATTTGCCTAAAAATGGTTTCGCCGGAAGCTATCCGCAGCCTGCATTTCCTGAAGGCGATATTTCGTTTATGTATGAAATTCCGGCTATGAGAGATTTTAAACCTTTGGAACATCAGGGACCAGAAAGCCAGGCAACTAACATCAGAATTAAAAGCGGTGATGACGGAATCAAAATGAATTTATGGTTTGATTTTAGGAAGTAA
- a CDS encoding rhamnogalacturonan acetylesterase: MKSIKIITILILGLLFFNFTPKQKDNNKPTVYTVGDSTVKNGRGDGSGGLWGWGDYIGQFLDTMKVRIENHALGGTSSRTFQDKGLWTAVLNKLKKGDYVLIQFGHNDDGPLNDTLRARGTIKGIGNETEEIDNMLTKKHETVHTYGWYIQKVVQEAKSKGAIPIICSPIPRNDWKEGKVPRNNKSYGLWAKQIAEKEKVTFIELNDKMAIEMEKLGEQKVTGTYFYKKDHTHPSAKGAALAASLIINELKTSKNSLKKYILENPKIVLPAKKKLYLIGDSTMASNNNENAVGWGVAFPKYCDTTRIEVINKARGGRSTRTFEKEGLWDAVKNQLKPGDYVMIQFGHNDAGAVDKEKFRGSLKGNGDETQQVVRDSLTETVHTFGWYMQKFIRESKEKGAIPIVLSQTPRNEWPNDKVERRTDTYGNWSKIAAEREKAFYIDLNEIVALKYEALGKEKVKSFFPKDHTHTGAEGADFNALAVTESLKKIKDCGLREYIEIPK; encoded by the coding sequence ATGAAATCGATTAAAATAATTACAATACTAATTTTGGGTTTATTATTTTTCAATTTTACTCCAAAACAAAAAGATAACAATAAACCCACAGTTTACACCGTAGGCGATTCCACTGTAAAAAACGGCAGAGGCGACGGGTCCGGCGGACTTTGGGGCTGGGGAGATTATATTGGGCAGTTTTTGGATACTATGAAAGTCAGAATCGAAAATCATGCTTTGGGCGGTACCAGCAGCAGGACTTTTCAGGATAAAGGTTTGTGGACAGCCGTTTTGAACAAACTAAAAAAAGGAGATTATGTCCTGATTCAGTTCGGACATAATGATGACGGGCCATTAAACGATACCCTTCGTGCCAGAGGAACAATTAAAGGAATCGGAAACGAAACTGAGGAAATCGACAACATGCTGACCAAAAAGCATGAAACGGTACATACTTATGGCTGGTACATTCAAAAAGTAGTTCAGGAAGCCAAGTCAAAAGGCGCTATTCCTATAATTTGTTCGCCAATTCCAAGAAACGACTGGAAGGAAGGAAAAGTGCCTCGCAACAATAAATCATACGGATTGTGGGCGAAACAAATTGCTGAAAAAGAAAAGGTAACTTTTATCGAGCTAAACGATAAAATGGCGATTGAAATGGAAAAACTCGGCGAACAGAAAGTAACCGGAACTTATTTCTACAAAAAAGACCATACGCATCCCTCTGCAAAAGGGGCTGCATTAGCCGCTTCTTTAATTATCAATGAACTTAAAACAAGCAAAAATTCATTAAAAAAATACATTTTAGAAAACCCGAAAATTGTATTGCCTGCAAAGAAAAAACTATACTTAATCGGCGACTCTACTATGGCAAGCAATAACAATGAAAATGCTGTTGGCTGGGGTGTTGCTTTTCCGAAGTATTGTGATACTACCAGAATTGAAGTGATCAATAAAGCACGTGGCGGCAGAAGTACCAGAACATTCGAAAAAGAAGGTCTATGGGATGCTGTAAAAAATCAATTAAAACCAGGGGATTATGTAATGATCCAGTTTGGTCATAACGATGCCGGAGCTGTTGATAAAGAAAAATTCAGAGGATCATTAAAAGGAAACGGAGACGAAACACAACAAGTAGTTCGTGACAGCTTAACCGAAACGGTACATACTTTTGGCTGGTACATGCAAAAATTCATTAGGGAAAGCAAAGAAAAAGGCGCAATTCCGATTGTTTTGAGTCAGACACCACGAAACGAATGGCCGAATGATAAAGTAGAACGCAGAACCGATACGTATGGAAACTGGTCTAAAATTGCAGCCGAAAGGGAAAAAGCATTTTATATTGACCTGAATGAAATTGTAGCTCTAAAATATGAAGCTTTAGGCAAAGAAAAAGTAAAATCGTTTTTTCCAAAAGACCACACACACACAGGTGCTGAAGGAGCTGATTTTAATGCTCTTGCGGTAACCGAAAGTCTTAAAAAGATAAAAGATTGCGGGCTTAGGGAATATATTGAAATTCCAAAATAA
- a CDS encoding histone H1 — MKDLLVKINAELEVFKTESESLSEKGVKAAGARARKSSLEIEKLLKEFRKVSIEESKK; from the coding sequence ATGAAAGATCTATTAGTAAAAATCAACGCTGAATTAGAAGTATTCAAAACAGAATCTGAATCATTATCTGAAAAAGGTGTTAAAGCAGCAGGAGCAAGAGCACGTAAATCATCTTTAGAGATTGAAAAACTTTTAAAAGAGTTCAGAAAAGTTTCTATCGAAGAATCAAAAAAATAA
- a CDS encoding sulfatase-like hydrolase/transferase gives MNTKKQFLIVLLISFSISYSQKNQMSSSEKPNIILIIADDAGWNDVGYHGSVIKTPNIDFLAKNGVELDRFYANPTCSPSRASLFTGRPASRMGIVAPISDKSQFKLPDSIPTLPKLLHKNNYQTALVGKWHLGLQQSSGPTAYGFDYSYGFLHGQIDQYTHLYKNGDKSWYRNGEFIEEQGHATDLITNEAIKWLSEKRDSKKNFFLEVAYSAPHFPLQEEQKWKDPYINSIKDSSRRDFAAAMSHMDNSIGILLEKLKQQKLDENTLVIFMSDNGAMENWDSKNEYNGIHPSNTTLGDNTPLRDWKTSNYEGAIRVPCIFYWKDHLEKYKNENYISVIDLLPGILSLAGDNNLPKSIEGKNIWPVISENKTIADQEIYVRGHLQESLIRKPWKIIRTRHADTPADLELYNIEKDPEEKKNLIQEEKSVAKKMEIALENQFKKDAKKVNYDKNK, from the coding sequence ATGAATACAAAAAAGCAATTTTTGATTGTATTGTTGATTAGTTTTTCAATTTCATATAGTCAGAAAAATCAAATGAGTTCATCAGAAAAACCGAATATCATTTTGATTATTGCAGATGATGCCGGATGGAATGATGTTGGGTATCACGGTTCTGTAATCAAAACTCCAAATATTGATTTTTTAGCTAAAAATGGGGTAGAACTGGATCGGTTTTATGCCAATCCAACCTGCTCTCCTTCAAGGGCAAGTTTATTTACGGGAAGACCTGCCAGCCGTATGGGAATTGTAGCTCCAATTAGCGATAAAAGCCAATTTAAGCTTCCGGACTCTATTCCGACATTGCCAAAATTATTGCACAAAAACAATTATCAAACTGCACTTGTTGGTAAATGGCATCTTGGGTTACAGCAAAGCAGCGGACCAACAGCGTACGGATTTGACTATTCATACGGTTTTTTACACGGACAAATCGATCAGTACACACATTTATATAAAAACGGAGACAAAAGCTGGTACCGAAATGGTGAGTTTATCGAAGAACAAGGTCATGCTACTGATCTAATTACGAATGAAGCGATAAAATGGCTTTCAGAAAAAAGAGATTCCAAGAAAAACTTCTTTTTGGAAGTGGCTTACAGCGCACCACATTTTCCTTTACAGGAAGAACAAAAATGGAAAGATCCGTATATAAATTCCATAAAAGACAGTTCGAGAAGAGATTTTGCCGCAGCCATGAGCCACATGGATAATAGTATCGGAATATTGCTTGAAAAGTTAAAACAGCAAAAACTGGATGAAAATACGCTGGTTATCTTTATGAGCGATAATGGTGCCATGGAAAACTGGGATTCAAAAAATGAATATAATGGGATTCATCCATCCAATACCACTTTGGGAGATAACACTCCGCTCAGGGATTGGAAAACATCAAATTATGAAGGTGCGATAAGAGTTCCCTGCATATTTTACTGGAAAGATCATTTGGAGAAATACAAGAATGAAAATTATATTTCGGTAATAGATTTATTACCCGGTATTTTGTCTTTGGCTGGAGATAATAATCTGCCGAAAAGCATTGAAGGCAAAAATATCTGGCCGGTAATTTCAGAAAATAAAACAATAGCAGATCAGGAAATTTATGTAAGAGGCCATTTGCAGGAATCTTTAATCAGAAAGCCATGGAAAATAATCAGAACCAGACATGCCGATACTCCTGCAGATTTAGAACTTTATAATATTGAAAAAGATCCTGAAGAGAAGAAAAATTTGATACAGGAAGAGAAGTCTGTAGCCAAAAAAATGGAAATCGCCTTGGAAAATCAATTTAAAAAAGATGCCAAAAAGGTAAATTATGACAAAAATAAATAA
- a CDS encoding glycosyl hydrolase 115 family protein, with translation MNKNIFIGFLLLFALLCSSSYSQDKNSVDFTIANSNESASIYIDKNADPLIVWAVNELADDVKEITGKRPEIIETAVFSKKGIYIGQASSVFFKSKSKDLSGQWEKFSIKKEKENLLVAGSDVRGTVYAIFEITERLGISPWKWWADVHPIKKEKLVLNILKKGIISSPSVQYRGIFLNDEDWGLEPWAEKTFEPEVGNIGPKTYEKIFQLLLRLKANTIWPAMHPSTKGFFTLPGNKEMAQKYHMVIGSSHAEPMLRNNVDEWKPKIHGDYNYFTNKTQVDKYWQDRLDELKSAQNETIMTLGMRGVHDSKMEGAKDLKESIDMVEKIILNQREMLSNTFKKPLKEIPQAFVPYKEVLELYDNGLKVPDDITLVWPDDNYGYIRRLSNEEEQKRVGGSGVYYHISYWGRPHDYLWLSTTQPGLIWYEMTKAYENGAKKMWIVNVGDIKPAEYDTELFLDLAWDINSIKSDGINQYLKQWLVREFSPQIAEYLGPVFEEHYRLAFLRKPEYMGWSQTEPTTQIKFSDFTEKECLERIKAYDDLIDQVEMWASAVAVGIGPAVPDGSEDAYFQLVIYPIEAAAYMNHKFLYWNLACRTSDANEKKKYETLSNEAYNKIKELTDFYNEKLSKGKWNHMMSMRPRNLPVFDSIKKAEFSKEVSVKETSKAIKFISANQFISKKESKEYQWKTINGLGYSNNAITLFPLKHNYFRTEKPTVSYEFEIENAGDYEIEIHLLPTHANNFDHQIEVQLDGNKTQSFSINTKDRDKTWKENVLRNSAIVKLPLSNANKGKHTITINVNQTGIVLDYITVK, from the coding sequence ATGAATAAAAATATATTTATTGGATTTCTGTTGCTGTTTGCTCTGTTATGCAGTAGTTCTTACAGTCAGGATAAAAATTCAGTTGATTTTACGATTGCAAATTCTAATGAGTCAGCTTCAATTTATATTGATAAAAATGCAGATCCTTTGATTGTCTGGGCAGTAAATGAACTGGCAGATGACGTAAAAGAAATCACAGGAAAAAGACCAGAAATCATAGAAACTGCTGTGTTTTCTAAAAAAGGAATTTATATCGGACAGGCTTCTTCAGTTTTTTTTAAGTCAAAATCAAAAGATTTGTCTGGTCAATGGGAGAAATTTTCGATTAAAAAAGAGAAAGAAAATCTTTTGGTTGCCGGAAGCGATGTAAGAGGAACTGTCTATGCTATTTTCGAAATAACGGAGCGTCTGGGAATTTCGCCATGGAAATGGTGGGCAGATGTTCATCCGATAAAAAAAGAAAAATTAGTACTTAACATTCTTAAAAAAGGGATTATTTCATCTCCATCCGTACAATACAGAGGGATTTTTCTAAACGATGAAGATTGGGGATTAGAACCCTGGGCTGAAAAAACATTCGAACCGGAAGTCGGAAACATCGGACCTAAAACCTACGAAAAGATATTTCAGTTATTACTGCGTTTAAAAGCCAATACCATCTGGCCGGCAATGCATCCCTCTACAAAAGGTTTTTTTACCCTTCCGGGGAATAAAGAAATGGCGCAGAAATACCATATGGTTATCGGTTCATCACACGCTGAGCCCATGCTTCGGAATAATGTTGACGAATGGAAACCTAAAATTCATGGAGACTATAATTATTTTACCAATAAAACTCAGGTTGACAAATACTGGCAGGATCGTTTAGACGAATTAAAATCGGCTCAAAACGAAACCATTATGACTTTAGGAATGCGTGGTGTTCACGACAGCAAAATGGAAGGGGCGAAAGATTTGAAAGAATCCATCGATATGGTTGAAAAGATCATTTTGAATCAGCGTGAAATGCTTTCGAATACGTTTAAGAAACCTTTAAAAGAGATTCCACAGGCTTTTGTTCCGTACAAAGAAGTGTTGGAATTATACGATAACGGACTTAAAGTTCCGGATGATATAACTTTGGTCTGGCCCGATGATAATTATGGTTATATCCGTCGATTAAGTAATGAAGAAGAACAAAAGAGGGTGGGAGGAAGCGGTGTTTATTATCATATTAGTTATTGGGGAAGACCTCACGATTATCTTTGGTTAAGTACTACTCAGCCGGGCTTAATTTGGTACGAAATGACCAAAGCGTATGAAAATGGAGCTAAAAAAATGTGGATTGTAAATGTTGGGGACATAAAACCTGCAGAATACGATACAGAACTTTTTCTGGATTTGGCTTGGGATATCAATAGTATAAAGTCAGATGGCATTAATCAATATTTAAAACAATGGCTTGTCAGAGAGTTTTCTCCCCAAATTGCAGAATATTTAGGTCCTGTATTTGAAGAACATTACCGACTTGCATTTCTCAGAAAACCGGAATATATGGGATGGAGTCAGACAGAACCAACTACGCAAATAAAGTTTTCCGATTTTACAGAAAAGGAATGCCTGGAAAGAATAAAAGCCTACGATGATTTGATTGACCAGGTAGAGATGTGGGCTTCTGCTGTTGCTGTAGGTATTGGTCCGGCTGTTCCTGATGGAAGTGAAGATGCCTATTTTCAACTGGTCATTTACCCAATTGAAGCAGCGGCTTATATGAACCATAAATTTTTATATTGGAATCTGGCTTGCAGAACTTCGGATGCAAATGAGAAGAAAAAATACGAAACGCTATCTAATGAAGCCTACAACAAAATAAAAGAACTGACGGATTTTTATAATGAAAAGCTGAGCAAAGGCAAATGGAATCACATGATGTCAATGCGTCCGAGAAATCTGCCTGTTTTTGATTCTATTAAAAAAGCCGAATTTTCAAAAGAAGTCTCAGTTAAGGAAACTTCAAAAGCGATAAAATTCATAAGTGCAAATCAGTTTATTTCTAAAAAAGAATCCAAAGAATACCAATGGAAAACCATTAACGGTTTAGGCTATAGTAATAACGCTATTACTTTATTTCCGTTAAAACATAATTATTTTAGAACTGAAAAACCTACTGTTTCTTATGAATTCGAAATTGAAAATGCGGGCGATTACGAAATAGAAATTCATTTGCTGCCAACACATGCCAACAATTTTGATCATCAAATCGAAGTACAGCTAGATGGAAATAAAACGCAGTCTTTTTCAATCAATACAAAAGACCGTGACAAAACCTGGAAAGAAAATGTGTTGCGTAACAGCGCTATTGTAAAACTGCCTCTTTCAAATGCAAATAAAGGAAAACATACGATTACAATTAACGTAAACCAAACCGGAATTGTATTGGATTATATCACTGTAAAATAA
- a CDS encoding rhamnogalacturonidase, with protein sequence MKKLLTLAICIFGISQSAFSQNYKDDTFPDGSEITPWFKDYTKIQLKDLGKQYTITDFGVKKDSTKIQTVAIQKVIDKASKNGGGVIVIPKGVFLSGALFFKPKTSLYVSEGGTLKGSDDISNYPIMPSRMEGQNLDYFPALVNAYGVDNFSISGKGTINGNGYKYYEAFWARRKINPKCTNLEVSRPRLVFVWNSNNVQFQDVKLINSGFWTNHFYKCNNVKLLDVYIFSPHLEIKAPSTDAIDVDICTNVLIKGCYMSVNDDAVALKGGKGPYADQDKNNGGNVNIIIEDCTYGFCHSALTNGSESIHNRNVIMRNSTIEGATRMLWLKMRPDTPQRYEYIRVEDIKGTAKNCLVVLAWKQFFDLKGRPDVPLSYGDHVTLKNINMKSDTFFNVEKDPNVRLSNFTFENLNIEATKTAIDKSIVDGITLKNVRINNQLVE encoded by the coding sequence ATGAAAAAATTACTGACACTTGCAATCTGCATTTTTGGAATTTCTCAGTCTGCATTTTCTCAAAATTATAAAGACGACACTTTTCCTGATGGAAGCGAAATTACACCATGGTTTAAGGATTATACTAAAATTCAGCTAAAAGATTTAGGGAAACAGTATACGATTACAGATTTTGGAGTTAAAAAAGACAGTACCAAAATTCAGACTGTTGCGATTCAGAAAGTAATTGACAAAGCATCTAAAAATGGTGGGGGAGTAATTGTAATTCCAAAAGGAGTTTTCCTGAGTGGTGCTTTGTTTTTTAAACCTAAAACAAGTTTATATGTTTCGGAAGGAGGAACTTTAAAAGGTTCTGATGATATTTCAAATTATCCAATTATGCCATCCCGAATGGAAGGTCAGAATCTGGATTATTTTCCGGCTTTGGTAAATGCGTATGGCGTAGATAATTTTTCTATTTCGGGAAAAGGAACCATCAACGGAAACGGTTATAAATACTACGAAGCTTTCTGGGCAAGGCGCAAAATTAATCCAAAATGTACCAATTTAGAAGTTTCAAGACCAAGACTGGTTTTTGTATGGAACTCTAATAATGTACAATTTCAGGATGTAAAACTGATCAATTCAGGGTTTTGGACGAATCATTTTTACAAATGTAATAATGTCAAATTGCTTGATGTTTATATTTTCTCTCCACATTTAGAAATTAAGGCTCCAAGTACCGATGCGATTGATGTAGATATCTGTACCAATGTTTTAATAAAGGGCTGTTATATGTCGGTAAACGATGATGCAGTTGCTTTAAAAGGTGGAAAAGGCCCTTATGCAGATCAGGACAAAAACAACGGAGGAAATGTTAATATCATTATAGAGGACTGTACGTATGGATTTTGCCATTCAGCTTTAACCAACGGAAGCGAGTCTATCCACAACCGAAATGTCATCATGCGTAATTCTACAATCGAAGGCGCAACGAGAATGTTGTGGTTAAAAATGAGACCGGATACTCCTCAAAGATATGAGTATATCAGGGTTGAAGATATTAAAGGAACAGCTAAAAACTGTCTGGTTGTGCTGGCGTGGAAACAATTTTTTGATCTAAAAGGACGTCCTGATGTTCCGTTATCTTATGGGGATCATGTGACTTTAAAAAATATAAATATGAAATCGGATACATTTTTTAACGTAGAAAAAGACCCAAATGTTCGTTTGTCTAATTTTACTTTTGAAAATCTGAATATCGAAGCAACAAAAACAGCTATTGACAAAAGCATTGTAGATGGAATTACTTTAAAAAATGTACGTATCAATAATCAGTTAGTTGAGTAA